One segment of Pyricularia oryzae 70-15 chromosome 3, whole genome shotgun sequence DNA contains the following:
- a CDS encoding kynurenine 3-monooxygenase, with protein MKIVICGAGPVGALAAIYAARRGHEVEIYELRGDTALEETEVTRQLGKSINLTMSDRGFESLRDSGDVDLVGDVVQGTLAVHMREVHRASSISCQKSTRMRYDANGKHLNVVSRGTLRDILLERVRKLPNTKIFFNSKLVHADLNARFAVFSDSTVKEAWGAEHQYKRVSFDLLIGADGAHSAVRHQMARYTHMNLTQTWLDTWWCEFHISPRPGVHMEPRLASDALHIWPEADFMFLAMPNRDGSFTCNLFAPRAVFDDLAVRAGGGGGKDHAAAEAALTDFFQRHFPGIVPELMTAAELRVQFSRTTPSALHDMRVSKVNHGDRCVLVGDAAHAMVPFYGQGLNVGLEDVRILFTEYLCCPSSPAPAATAWLAEKGGPNVGRGSPTTATTTKPSMAESLSAYSARRQPDVAVMSTLALRNYGEMRHGGTAAKWARRAIEEALQVWVPSAGWRTLYARVAFSTESFVEIERKNARQGWILTAWAFLLLLAVVAALVRFMLCHYC; from the exons AGCTGGGCAAGTCCATCAACCTCACAATGTCCGATAGGGGGTTCGAGTCATTACGAGACAGTGGTGACGTCGACCTGGTCGGGGACGTTGTTCAGGGGACTCTGGCGGTGCACATGCGTGAGGTACACAGGGCGAGCAGTATAAGCTGTCAAAAGTCGACGAGGATGCGATATGATGCAAACGGAAAG CACCTCAACGTCGTAAGCAGGGGTACACTACGAGATATACTTCTCGAGCGTGTCCGCAAGCTACCCAACACCAAAATCTTCTTCAACAGCAAGCTGGTCCACGCAGACCTCAACGCCCGCTTCGCCGTCTTCTCCGACTCGACGGTCAAGGAGGCCTGGGGAGCAGAGCACCAGTACAAGCGGGTCTCGTTCGACCTGCTCATCGGCGCCGACGGCGCACACTCTGCCGTCCGCCACCAGATGGCCAGGTATACGCACATGAACCTGACGCAGACGTGGCTGGACACGTGGTGGTGCGAGTTCCACATCTCCCCACGGCCGGGCGTGCACATGGAGCCGCGGCTGGCGTCGGACGCCCTGCACATCTGGCCCGAGGCCGACTTTATGTTCCTGGCCATGCCCAACCGCGACGGCAGCTTCACCTGCAACCTCTTTGCACCGCGGGCCGTCTTTGACGATTTGGCGGTGCgtgcaggcggcggcggcggcaaggaccacgcggcggcggaggcggccCTGACCGACTTCTTCCAACGGCACTTTCCCGGCATAGTGCCGGAGCTCATGACGGCGGCGGAGCTGCGCGTGCAGTTCTCGCGCACCACGCCGTCGGCGCTGCACGACATGCGCGTCTCAAAGGTCAACCACGGCGACCGGTGCGTGCTGGTCGGCGACGCCGCGCACGCCATGGTGCCGTTTTAcgggcaggggctcaacgtcggGCTCGAGGACGTGCGCATTCTGTTCACAGAGTACCTGTGCTGCCCGTCGTCGCCCGCGCCAGCCGCCACGGCCTGGCTGGCCGAAAAGGGAGGGCCCAACGTCGGTCGTGGCTCCccgacgacggcgacaacaacaaaaccGTCAATGGCAGAAAGCCTCTCTGCGTACAGCGCGCGGCGGCAGCCCGACGTGGCCGTCATGTCGACGCTGGCGCTCCGCAACTACGGCGAGATGCGGCACGGTGGCACGGCGGCCAAGTGGGCGCGGCGCGCCATCGAGGAGGCGCTGCAGGTGTGGGTGCCCTCGGCCGGGTGGCGGACGCTCTACGCGCGCGTGGCCTTTTCCACCGAGAGCTTCGTCGAGATTGAGCGCAAGAATGCGCGTCAGGGGTGGATACTGACCGCCTGGGCGTTCTTGCTCCTGCTTGCGGTCGTGGCTGCCCTGGTGCGGTTCATGTTGTGCCACTACTGTTGA